The following are encoded in a window of Pseudofrancisella aestuarii genomic DNA:
- the hslV gene encoding ATP-dependent protease subunit HslV encodes MENMKGTTILCVRKGDKVVVGGDGQATLGHTIAKENIVKVRKLNNGKVLTGFAGSTADAFTLFEKFEQKLEFYQGNLERAAVEMVREWRLDRMLSKLEAMIIVADENLSLLISGAGDVMAADKNNIISIGSGSTYARSAATALVENTDLTAEEIVRKSLTIAADTCIYTNHNFTIESLENKQKG; translated from the coding sequence ATGGAAAACATGAAAGGTACAACTATCTTATGTGTAAGAAAAGGAGATAAAGTTGTTGTAGGTGGAGATGGGCAAGCTACTCTTGGACATACGATAGCTAAAGAAAATATTGTTAAAGTTAGAAAGTTGAATAATGGTAAAGTACTTACTGGTTTTGCAGGATCTACCGCTGATGCTTTTACACTTTTTGAGAAATTTGAACAAAAATTAGAGTTCTATCAAGGAAACCTAGAAAGAGCAGCTGTCGAAATGGTTCGTGAATGGAGACTTGATAGAATGCTTAGTAAACTTGAAGCAATGATAATAGTTGCTGATGAAAACCTATCTTTACTAATTTCTGGTGCTGGAGATGTTATGGCGGCAGATAAAAATAATATTATATCCATAGGCTCAGGTTCTACTTATGCTAGATCAGCAGCAACTGCATTAGTTGAAAATACAGATCTTACTGCTGAAGAAATTGTAAGAAAGAGTTTAACAATAGCAGCTGATACTTGTATATATACAAACCATAATTTCACTATAGAAAGCCTAGAGAATAAACAAAAAGGATAA
- a CDS encoding DUF3573 domain-containing protein encodes MKLSKVKLFFLGLFLISSTYANEGDQKNTDSLTSADTKALLELQKQIQELQGEISSYKETDPRANFGIPPATSDADGFVTYSSKVGPEEDIGVDKILKGAPDGSVISDAANEDFFQYTITSSIVNSKGGIDVSEAAPITTQGQVSYLGSFSGNNSIPIGQISSNLFASTLLGQRGKFDDYSVFFGGFIEADAQVWFGSQIPTRKNNRSANGQNIYLNSAKLYFLSNLGHYVTAQFDFDADGADNFNVGNAFVIFGNLDTSPWFVTAGRNKLSVGAFGGGGPLTAGITKNLFSPGNVTNVSLNYKKERHNFNIAVFGAENKNTNSTDADFSLAYFYAAPVNEYLALGFNAGYIFNGRGAGTRNFDNITDTARVGVVNSDINLAFSNILPGLFQIGAGWAQTTNSSSQYNGMSNTYAGAWTVQANYAQKLAGRNTNFNVSYGQTYNANNIPMKLSSPVIGDNVTSGIGMSNQLIFSAQRAYFDNNVLFGPEYSYQKLYNGQSTNTITLDMAVYV; translated from the coding sequence ATGAAGCTATCTAAAGTTAAATTATTTTTTTTAGGACTCTTTTTAATTAGTAGTACTTATGCTAATGAAGGAGATCAAAAAAATACAGATAGCTTAACTAGTGCTGATACAAAGGCTCTTTTAGAGTTGCAAAAGCAAATCCAGGAGTTACAAGGTGAAATTAGTAGTTATAAAGAAACAGATCCAAGAGCTAATTTTGGGATACCTCCAGCTACTAGCGATGCGGATGGTTTTGTAACCTATAGTTCTAAGGTTGGTCCTGAAGAGGATATAGGAGTAGATAAAATATTAAAAGGTGCTCCAGATGGTAGTGTTATTAGTGATGCTGCTAATGAAGATTTCTTTCAGTATACTATTACTAGTAGTATTGTAAATAGTAAAGGTGGGATTGATGTTTCAGAAGCTGCACCTATCACAACTCAAGGTCAAGTTTCTTATTTAGGTTCGTTCTCCGGTAACAACTCTATTCCAATAGGGCAAATTAGCTCAAACCTTTTTGCTTCAACATTATTAGGTCAAAGAGGAAAATTTGATGATTATTCTGTTTTCTTTGGTGGATTTATTGAGGCGGATGCTCAAGTATGGTTTGGATCTCAAATACCAACAAGAAAAAATAATCGTAGTGCTAATGGGCAAAATATTTATTTAAATTCAGCTAAATTATATTTCCTATCAAATTTAGGACACTATGTGACAGCGCAGTTTGATTTTGATGCGGATGGTGCAGATAATTTCAATGTTGGTAATGCTTTTGTTATATTTGGTAACTTAGATACGTCTCCATGGTTTGTGACTGCAGGTAGAAATAAACTTTCTGTTGGAGCATTTGGTGGCGGTGGTCCATTAACTGCAGGTATTACTAAAAACTTATTCTCTCCAGGTAATGTTACTAACGTTTCATTAAATTATAAAAAAGAAAGGCATAACTTTAATATCGCTGTTTTTGGTGCAGAAAATAAAAATACAAATTCTACTGATGCAGATTTCTCATTAGCATATTTTTATGCTGCTCCAGTTAATGAATATTTAGCTTTAGGTTTTAATGCTGGATATATCTTTAATGGAAGAGGAGCGGGTACCCGTAATTTTGATAATATAACTGATACCGCTAGAGTAGGAGTAGTGAACTCAGATATTAACTTAGCATTTTCAAACATTCTTCCAGGATTATTCCAGATTGGTGCTGGTTGGGCTCAGACAACTAATAGTAGCTCGCAATATAATGGCATGAGCAATACTTATGCAGGTGCTTGGACTGTTCAGGCTAACTATGCTCAGAAGTTAGCAGGTAGAAATACTAACTTTAACGTAAGTTACGGACAAACATATAATGCTAATAATATTCCAATGAAGCTTTCATCACCAGTTATTGGAGATAATGTAACTAGTGGTATAGGTATGTCAAATCAATTAATTTTCTCAGCTCAGAGAGCTTATTTTGATAATAATGTACTATTTGGCCCAGAATACTCTTACCAAAAACTATATAATGGACAATCTACAAATACGATTACATTAGATATGGCTGTTTATGTTTAA
- a CDS encoding HAD family hydrolase has product MLLINKNTKLLIFDCDGTIANNMPIHINAWETVLTSHKLHITTENLDNFHGMPSRYILKHLYKQLGDLEINHIANEIASYTNKNIDKGIAIKPAIEIINKYYNHKKMVVLSGGTKKNVFKTLDALGITNLFNEIITADDDHPSKNTTEAFTLIADKYDIPYHECHVFEDGIPGLVHALKAGMTVTDMRTIDL; this is encoded by the coding sequence ATGCTCCTAATTAATAAAAATACTAAACTTTTAATATTTGATTGTGATGGAACTATTGCAAATAATATGCCTATTCATATAAATGCATGGGAAACCGTTTTAACTTCTCATAAATTACATATAACTACTGAAAACCTAGACAACTTTCATGGAATGCCTAGTAGATATATATTAAAACATTTATATAAACAACTTGGTGACTTAGAAATTAATCATATTGCTAATGAAATAGCTTCTTATACTAATAAAAATATTGATAAAGGAATAGCCATAAAACCTGCTATTGAGATTATAAATAAATATTATAATCATAAGAAGATGGTTGTTTTGTCTGGTGGTACGAAAAAAAATGTCTTCAAGACACTTGATGCTCTTGGGATAACTAACCTCTTTAATGAAATAATTACTGCCGATGATGATCACCCTTCTAAAAATACTACAGAAGCATTCACTTTAATTGCTGATAAATATGATATTCCTTATCATGAATGTCATGTATTTGAAGATGGCATTCCTGGATTAGTTCATGCATTAAAAGCTGGAATGACTGTTACAGATATGAGAACAATTGATTTATAG
- a CDS encoding ArnT family glycosyltransferase, with translation MLKKIYFFVKNRPFPFFILLVAIIYLSLLGYAPLFDRDEGYYVSVAMNMHNSGDFLLPVYNGAYWLEKPVLLYWLMNASIYLFGATVFAMRLHAALSGILLIISMSFLLIKILKDRKEALIIAASVAFMPLVVLLARTSMIDMTLTLFTTLTLLTFFIGTESEEPKDRKWYYFSWACMGLTFFAKGPVGIAFILPSVGIYLLIQNKLWNVIKRVNFPVGILIFCLVNFWYFIVFYNMGNKFWNDFFVQQIFNRSSESLVGGTAIFTGLGGVFFYIGIVFSTTGAFIALAVSGLFMSFNKEFIKRRTTFDKLALYSSIICIIATIVFSLAATKLPYYILPIYPFLGILVGYFWSNFSLEKKLRNNIKRAFWTIFSLSTFILVLAGILVPTVILFLDWNSIVVAGELNINPVEYDIPYSIPINLWLAYLVALISLLTFVGFRYFYKKNNFSYMLRTIILGGFALSISSCFIFSSIVNWLQKPAIDMSEALKVKVSKDAEIAEFALVKPSLHFYTGKEVINEYAFKTDISIHNKELGIEHYSLIENLNEFNKKFKQDYPYYLIVRKGISNYKDINRAYRVQEFGPYLLLGNKYALEQWQSSTN, from the coding sequence GTGTTAAAAAAGATATATTTTTTTGTAAAGAATAGACCATTTCCGTTTTTTATCCTTTTAGTAGCTATTATTTATTTGTCACTATTAGGATATGCACCTTTATTTGATAGAGATGAAGGCTATTATGTTTCAGTAGCGATGAATATGCATAATTCAGGAGATTTTCTGTTACCTGTTTATAATGGCGCATATTGGTTAGAAAAACCAGTATTACTTTATTGGTTGATGAATGCTTCAATCTATTTATTTGGAGCTACAGTTTTTGCAATGAGGTTACATGCTGCGCTAAGTGGTATCTTATTAATAATATCTATGAGCTTTTTATTAATAAAAATCTTAAAGGATAGAAAGGAGGCTTTAATAATAGCAGCTTCTGTTGCTTTTATGCCTTTAGTAGTTCTGTTAGCTAGAACAAGCATGATAGATATGACATTAACTCTTTTTACTACTTTAACATTATTGACCTTTTTTATTGGTACTGAGTCTGAAGAACCTAAAGATAGGAAATGGTATTATTTTTCATGGGCTTGTATGGGCTTGACTTTTTTTGCAAAAGGACCAGTTGGAATCGCATTTATTTTACCCTCAGTTGGAATATATTTACTTATTCAGAATAAGTTATGGAATGTTATAAAAAGAGTTAATTTTCCAGTGGGTATATTAATTTTTTGTTTAGTTAATTTCTGGTATTTTATAGTCTTTTATAATATGGGAAATAAGTTTTGGAATGATTTTTTCGTTCAACAAATTTTTAATAGAAGCTCAGAAAGTTTAGTTGGAGGGACAGCTATTTTTACAGGCTTGGGAGGAGTGTTTTTTTATATTGGCATTGTATTTTCAACTACTGGAGCATTCATAGCTCTTGCTGTTTCTGGATTGTTCATGAGTTTTAATAAAGAATTTATAAAAAGAAGGACAACCTTTGACAAATTAGCTTTATATTCATCTATCATTTGTATTATAGCTACGATAGTTTTTAGCTTGGCAGCAACTAAACTACCTTATTATATTTTACCGATATATCCTTTTTTAGGGATTTTAGTTGGGTATTTTTGGAGTAATTTTAGTTTAGAGAAAAAATTAAGAAATAATATCAAAAGAGCTTTCTGGACTATTTTTTCATTAAGTACTTTTATATTGGTTTTGGCTGGAATTTTAGTGCCGACAGTAATACTTTTTTTAGATTGGAATAGTATAGTTGTTGCAGGGGAGCTAAATATTAATCCAGTAGAATATGACATTCCATATAGCATACCAATTAATTTATGGTTAGCTTATTTAGTGGCCTTAATAAGTTTATTAACTTTTGTTGGTTTTAGATATTTCTATAAGAAAAATAACTTTTCTTATATGCTTAGGACAATAATCTTAGGAGGCTTTGCTTTAAGTATATCTTCATGTTTTATTTTTAGCTCAATAGTGAATTGGTTACAAAAACCAGCAATAGATATGTCAGAAGCATTAAAAGTAAAAGTATCTAAAGATGCTGAGATTGCTGAGTTTGCATTAGTTAAGCCATCTTTACATTTTTATACAGGCAAAGAAGTAATAAATGAGTATGCTTTTAAAACTGATATTTCAATACATAATAAAGAATTAGGTATAGAGCATTATAGTTTGATTGAAAATCTTAATGAATTTAATAAAAAATTTAAACAAGATTATCCTTATTACTTAATAGTTAGAAAAGGTATTAGTAATTATAAAGATATAAATCGTGCATATAGGGTACAAGAATTTGGACCATATTTATTGTTAGGTAATAAATATGCTTTAGAACAATGGCAAAGTTCTACAAATTAA